The DNA sequence TGTGGGCGGCATCCACGATGACGGTGGGGCTGATCCCGAGGAGCTGGAGACGGCCGGGGGACGTCGCCTGCGCGAGGCCTTCCGCGAGGATGTCGCCGCTGATCTGCTGGGCGCCTCCCCCGATGAGCGACTCCACGGCCGCGATCGCCAGTGCGGCGTTCTGCGCCTGGTGCTCTCCGAACAGCGGCAGGTACTCGTCCGCGTACGCCCCGGCGATGCCCTGCACCGAGATCTGCTGGCCGCCGACGGCAAGTCGAGCCTCGGTGAGCGCGAAGTCCTCGCCCTCGAACGCGATGGTCGCGCCGCGCGCGGCTGCGGTCTGGCGCAGGACAGAAGCTGCCTCGGGATGCTGCGCAGCGGAGACCACGGCGGCGCCGTCTTTGATGATCCCCGCCTTGACACCCGCGATCTCGCGGATCGTCGATCCGAGTCGGTCGGCGTGATCGAGGTCGACGGGGGCGAACACGGCCACGTCTCCATCAGCGGTGTTCGTCGAGTCCCATGCGCCGCCCATGCCGACTTCGAGCACCAGCACGTCGATCGGCGCGTCGGCGAACACGACGAACGCGAGCACGGTCAGAAGCTCGAAGAATGTCAGCGGTGCGTCTCCCGCGGCGGCCAGTTCGGCATCCACGATGTCGACGAACGGGGCGATCTCGTCCCACGCTTCGGCGACGGCGGCATCCGGAGCCGGCTCGCCGTCGATCATGATGCGCTCCGTGAAGCGCTCGAGGTGCGGACTCGTGAACAGCCCGGTGCGGAGGCCGTGTGCCCGCACGAGGCTCTCGATGATGCGACTCGTCGAGGTCTTGCCGTTCGTGCCGGTGACGTGGATCACGCGATACGTGCGCTGCGGGTCGTCGAGGAGCTCGAGTACGCGACGTGTCCGCTGCACACGGGGCTGCACCCACTGCTCGCCTTGCCGCTTCAGGAGGGCGGCGTAGACCGCGTCCGCGCGGGCCCGTTCGCTCATCGCTGCTCCCCCGCCCTGCCGACCATGACCCGGAAGGCGCCGGCGTTCGCGTACGTGCCGGCGGCGATCCGCTCGGTGTGCTCGCGCTCCCCCACGGCGGACCATTCCTCATGCAGCGTCTCAAGCTCCTCACCGGGACCGGCCAGGTAGATGCCGGAGGCGACGGCGAGAGTCTCCCCCGCGACGTCGGCCGTCGCGAACGCGGCCGCGACGGCCTCCGCGTCAGCCCGCTCGTCGAACACGATCTCGAGCCGGATGCGGTCGCTGACATCGAAGCCGGCGGCCTTCCGCGTGTCCTGCACGGCGCGGATGACATCGCGCGCGAGACCTTCCGCTTCCAACTCCGGAGTGGTCGTCGTGTCCAGCAGGGCGAAGCCCCCGCTGGGCAGGACCGCCAGGGCCTCCCCCTCGGGCCGGCCGGTCGTCTCGAGCACCAGTTCGTACTCGCCCGGTTCGAGGGCGATCGATCCGGCGGTCACGGCGCCGCCGGTCTCCGACCAGTCCCCCGCCTTGGCCGCCTGGATCGCCTGCTGCACCTGCTTGCCCAGGCGGGGTCCTGCCGCCCGCGCGTTCACGGAGAGCCGGTGGGAGATTCCGAAGGAGGCGGCGGTGTCCGCGGCGAGCTCGACGAGCTCGACCGACTTGACGTTGAGCTCGTCGCGCAGGATGTCTTCGAACTGGGCGAGATCCGCCGCGTGCGCAACCACGACGGTGAGCCGGGCCAGCGGGAGCCTCACGCGCTTGCCTTCGCGCTTGCGCAGCGCATTGGCCGTCGACGACACCTCCCGGACGGCATCCATCGCCGAGCGGATGTCATCGGCGGCGGGGAAGGCATCCGCGTCCGGCCAGTCCTGAAGGTGGACGCTCCGTCCGCCCGTCAGGCCCTGCCAGACGCGCTCGGACACGAGCGGGATGAGCGGTGCGGCCACCCGGGTGAGCGTCTCGAGCACCGTGTAGAGCGTGTCGAACGCATCACGACTGCGGGGGTCTTCGCTCACCCCGACCCAGAACCGGTCGCGCGAGCGTCGGATGAACCAGTTGGTCAGCGCCTCGCCGAAATCACGCAGCTTCGCCGCCGCGGAGGTCGAATCCAGACCCTCCAGATCGGCGCCGACACCGCGCACCAGGTCGCCGGTGAGCGCGAGGATGTAGCGGTCCAGGACGTCCGGGCTGTCCGTTCGCCACACCGCGTCGTAGCCGACGCCGCCCTGTCCGCCGGCGGCGTTCGCGTACGTCGAGAAGAAGTACCACGCGTTCCACAGCGGAAGCAGGAACTCGCGCACCCCCTGCCGGATGCCTTCCTCGGTGACGACGAGGTTGCCGCCGCGCAGGACCGAGCTGCCCATGAGGAACCAGCGCATCGCGTCGGAGCCGTCCCGGTCGAACACTTCCGAGACGTCGGGGTAGTTGCGCAGCGATTTGGACATCTTCTGCCCGTCGTTGCCGAGCACGATGCCGTGACAGCTCACACCCGTGAATGCCGGCCGATCGAACAGCGCCGTCGACAGCACGTGCATCACATAGAACCAGCCGCGTGTCTGCCCGATGTACTCGACGATGAAATCCGCCGGCGAGTGCTCGTCGAACCACTCGTGGTTCTCGAACGGGTAGTGCACCTGCGCATACGGCATCGAGGCCGAGTCGAACCACACGTCCAGGACGTCCTCGATGCGGCGCATCGTGCTGCGCCCCGTGGGATCGTCCGGGTTCGGCCGTGTCAGGTCGTCGATGTACGGACGATGCAGGTCGACCTCGCCCTCGGCGTTGCGCGGCAGCCGGCCGAAATCACGTTCGAGCTCTTCGAGCGAACCGTACGCGTCGACGCGCGGGTACTCGGGATCGTCGCTCTTCCACACCGGGATCGGCGAGCCCCAGTATCGGTTGCGACTGATCGACCAGTCGCGTGCGCCCTCGAGCCACTTGCCGAACTGACCGTGCTTGACGTTCTCGGGGACCCAGGTGATCTGCTCGTTGTTCTCCAGCAGGCGGTCCTTGATGTCGGTGACCCGGATGAACCAGCTCGAGACCGCCTTGTAGATCAGGGGGTTCCGGCACCGCCAGCAGTGCGGGTAGGAGTGCTCGTAGCTCGCCAGGCGCAGGAGTCGACCGTCCTGCCGGAGGATGCGGATGAGCGGCGTGTTCGCGTCCATCCACAGCTCACCGGCGACGTCCGTCACGGTCGGCAGGAATCGCCCGCCGTCGTCGAGGCTCAGGATCGTGGGGATCCCGGCCGCTTCGGCGACGCGCTGGTCGTCCTCGCCGTAGGCCGGCGCCTGGTGCACGATGCCGGTGCCGTCGCTCGTGGTCACGTAGTCGTCGACGAGGATCCGCCAGGCGTTCTCGGTGCCCCACGTCTCGGCATCCGCGTAGTAGTCGAACAAGCGGTCGTAGTGCACGTCGGCGAGGTCCGCGCCCATGTGCACGGTCTCGATCGCCGCGACGGCGTCCGCAGCTGTCGCATAGCCGAGGTCCTTCGCGTAGTTCGTCAGCAGATCCTCGGCGAGCAGGTAGCGGTGCGATTCGGCCTCGACGGATTCGTCGCTGCGGCCGTCCGGTCCGTGGTGCACGTCGGCGGCGCCACCGGGTCCGCCCGGCAGGACGACGTAACGGATGCCGGGCCCCACGGCCAGCGCGAGGTTCGTGGGCAGCGTCCACGGCGTCGTCGTCCACGCGAGTGCGCGGATACCCGTGAGGCCCAGGGCCTCGGCCTTCAGGCCCACGAGGGGGAAGGTCACGGTGACGGACGGATCCTGGCGCATCTTGTACACGTCGTCGTCCATGCGCAGCTCGTGGCTGGACAGCGGCGTCTGGTCGCGCCAGCAGTACGGCAGCACGCGATATCCCTCGTAGGCGAGCCCCTTGTCGAACAGGGTCTTGAACGCCCAGAGCACGCTCTCCATGTACGACGTGTCCAGCGTCTTGTAGCCGCGTTCGAAGTCGACCCAGCGGGCCTGGCGGGTGACGTACTCCTCCCACTCGCGCGTGTAGGCGAGCACGGATTCACGGGCCTTGCCGTTGAAGGTCGCGACCCCCATGCGCTCGATCTCGTCCTTCTCGGTGATGCCGAGCTGCTTCATCGCCTCGAGCTCAGCCGGAAGGCCGTGCGTGTCCCAGCCGAACACACGGTCGACGCGCTTGCCGCGCATCGTCTGGAAGCGCGGGAACAGGTCCTTCGCGTAACCGGTGAGCAGGTGCCCGTAGTGCGGCAGACCGTTCGCGAACGGAGGTCCGTCGTAGAAGACCCATTCCTCTTCCCCGGACCGGTTCTCGATCGAGGCGCGGAAGGTGTCATCGGCGCGCCAGAAGTCGATGATCTCGCGCTCGATCGCGGGGAATCGCGGGCTCGGGGGGACGTCGGGGCCGCTCTTGGGGTAGGTCATCTCGCTCCAGCAGGTCGCAGTGCTTCCGTGCTGGGACGACCCCTCCTGACGGAGAAACCGCGGTACCACCCCGCGTTGCCCTTCCGACGTCGTCGGACGGACCCCTTTCACAGCGGCTGTGACGGGCCTGCCCCGTCCGGTTCTAGTGGGGGCTCGCGCCCTGTTCTTCCGGAAGCTCCCCGGTGATGCCGGATCGATGCTGGTGATCCGATTCTACCCGCAGATCCCGGGCGTAGCGTGAGGGGATGCGCCGTCCCCCCGTTCCGGCAGCCCCGCGGGTCTCGCCCCCCGATCTCCCCCCGCATCTGCAGGAAGCAGTGCCACCTCGTCGCGGCTCGGAGTCGTTCCAGCAGCGATGGACGGAGCTTGCGGACCAGACGGATGCCGCGCACGCCGCGCTCACCGAGTGCGCGATCCTCGGCGCCTCGGTCGATCGTCTCGACCTGACCGGAGCGACGCTCGTGGATGTGGATGTCCGGGACCTGCGTGCGACGACCTTCACCGCGCGCGGCGCCCGGCTGCGGCGGGTGCTCATCACCGGCGGCCGCATCGGGACGCTCGATCTGGCCGATGCCGACGTCGATGAGCTCGAGTTGCGCGGCGTCCGCGTCGCCTACCTCTCCCTCGCGGCGTCGCGGGTGTCGGATCTCTTTGTCGCCGGATGCACGATCGGCACGCTGGACCTGCCGCAGTCCTCCGTATCGAGGGCGTCCTTCATCGACAGCCGTGCGGACGACGTCGACACCCGCGGCGTCCGGGCCCAGGACCTCGACCTGCGAGGACTCGAAGCGCTGTCCTTCCTCGATCCTGCCTCGCTCCGCGGCGTGATCCTGTCCGCCCGTCAAGTGCAGGAACTCGCCCCCGCTCTCGCCGCAGCGCTCGGCATCCGCGTCGTGGATTGATCCGCCGCGTAGAATCGAGGGGCATCCCATACTCAGGCACGCAGACACGGTGCCGCACATATCGCCAAGGAGACCCTCATGGCCGACGCGCTGATTCCCGACAAGCCCGCCCTGGAGGGGCTCGAGAGCAAATGGTCGGATCGGTGGGATGCCGAGGGCACGTACCTGTTCGACCGTCTTCGTGCCGCCCAGGCGGGGCGGGAGGGCGTCTTCTCGGTCGACACCCCTCCGCCGACGGCGAGCGGGAGCCTGCACATCGGACACGTGTTCTCCTACACGCACACGGATATCAAGGTGCGGTACGAGCGCATGCGCGGCAAGAGCGTGTTCTACCCGATGGGCTGGGACGACAACGGGCTTCCGACCGAGCGACGTGTCCAGAACTTCTACGGCGTGCGCTGCGATCCGTCGCTCCCCTACGACCCCGACTTCACTCCCCCGTTCGAGGGAGGCGACAACAAGAGCACGAAGGCGGCGGATCAGATTCCGATCAGCCGGCGCAACTTCATCGAGCTGTGCGAATCGCTCACCCTCGAGGACGAGAAGCACTTCGAGGCGCTGTTCCGCCAGCTCGGGCTGAGCGTGGACTGGACGCAGACCTACCGGACGATCTCGGACGACACGATCCGCACGAGCCAGCTCGCGTTCCTGCGCAACCTCGAGCGCGGCGAGGCGTACCAGGCACTCGCGCCGACGCTCTGGGACATCGACTTCCGCTCGGCGATCGCGCAGGCCGAGCTCGAAGACAGGGAGCAGCCCGCCGCGTACCACCGCGTCGCGTTCCACAAGACCGACGGCTCGGGGGATGTGCACATCGAGACCACGCGCCCGGAGCTCTTGGCCGCGTGCGTCGCCCTCGTCGCGCACCCCGACGACGAGCGGTACCAGCCGCTCTTCGGAACCACGGTGCGCACCCCCCTGTTCGAGGTGGAGGTGCCGGTGCTCGCGCACCCGCTCGCCCAGAAGGACAAGGGATCGGGCATCGCCATGATCTGCACGTTCGGCGACGTGACCGACATCATCTGGTGGCGCGAACTCGACCTGCCCAACCGCACGATCCTCGGCAAGGACGGCCGCGTGATCGCGGACGCGCCCGACGCGATCGTGACGGATGCCGCTCGAGCGGCGTACGCCGAGATCGCGGGCAAGACGGTGTTCAGCGCGAAGAAGGCCGTCGTCGACCTGCTGCGCGCGTCGGGTGAGCTCGACGGCGAGCCGAAGCCGTTCACCCATGCGGTGAAGTTCTTCGAGAAGGGCGACCGTCCGCTCGAGATCGTGTCGACGCGGCAGTGGTACCTCCGCAACGGCGCCCGTGACCAGGACCTCCGGGATCGCCTGATCTCGCTCGGCACCGAGATGGCCTGGCACCCCGACTTCATGCGCGTGCGCTACGAGAACTGGGTCGGCGGTCTGACCGGCGACTGGCTGGTGTCTCGCCAGCGCTTCTTCGGCGTGCCGATTCCGGTCTGGTACGGGCTGGACGAGAACGGCGACCGCGATTACGACCGCGTGATCACCCCCGACCTCGCGAGCCTTCCCGTCGACCCCACCACCGACGTCCCGCCCGGCTACACCGCAGACCAGCGCGGCCTCGCCGGCGGGTTCGAGGGCGAGAAGGACATCTTCGACACCTGGGCGACCTCGTCGCTCACCCCGCAGCTCGCCGGCGGCTGGCAGCGCGATGAAGAGCTCTGGAACCTCGTCGCCCCGTTCGACCTTCGGCCGCAGGGGCAGGACATCATCCGCACGTGGCTGTTCTCCACGATGCTGCGCAGCGCCCTCGAGGACGGACGCGCCCCGTGGACGGACGCGGCGATCTCGGGATTCATCGTGGACCCCGACCGCAAGAAGATGTCCAAGTCCAAGGGCAACGTCGTGACTCCGGCGGACATCCTCGATCAGCACGGCACCGACGCCGTCCGCTACTGGTCGGCGTCCAGCCGGCTCGGCGCGGACGCCGCGTTCGACCCGCAGAACCCCACGCAGGTGAAGATAGGTCGTCGCCTCGCGATCAAGGTGCTCAACGCCGCCAAGTTCGTCCTGTCCTTCCCGGTGCCCGAGGGAGCCGAAGTCACACACGCGCTGGACGCCGCGATGCTCGCGACGCTCGACGGCGTGGTCCGCGAGGCGACGAAGGCTTTCGACGCGTACGACCACGCCCGCGCACTCGAGCTGACCGAGCAGTTCTTCTGGACGTTCTGCGACGACTACCTCGAGCTCGTCAAGGAGCGCGCGTACGACCGCACCGATGTCGGACAAGCCTCTGCGGCGCTCGCGCTGCGCACCGCTCTGTCGACCCTGCTGCGGCTCCTCGCTCCCGTGCTGGTCTTCGCGACGGAAGAGCCCTGGTCATGGTTCAACGAGGGCTCCGTGCACACGGCGCCGTGGCCCACCGACTCCGGCAGCGGCGGCGACCCCGCCGTCCTGTCGGCGGTCAGTGCCGCGCTCATCGGCATCCGGCGCGCCAAGACGGAGGCGAAGGCGTCACAGAAGACCCCGGTGCGGAGCATGACGATCACCGGCCCCACCGCGACGCTCGCACTCGTGCAGCTCGCGGAGGGCGACCTGAAGGCCGTGGGCCGCATCGCCGAGATCACGTACGCGGATGCCGACGCCCTGGGCATCTCGGACATCGAACTCGCCCCACAGGAGGTCTGACATGCAGCTCGGTACGAGATGGACCGCCGGCGACGAACCGCCCGCTGCGGTGCCTGCGGCGATGCGGGCGCAGATCGCCGCGGTCGAAGCCGTGACTCCCGCGGACCAGTTCGGTCAGCCGGCACCCCGGTGGACCCTCACCTGGCTGGAGGGGCGGCCGATCGCGGAGTTGGACACGGGCGTGATCGTGATGCTCGACGAGGATGGGCGGGCGATCGTGCGGCATGACGAGGGCGACGGCTTCGGCTGAGTCGGGGCCTCACACCTCGGTGGCCGCCTCGGCACCCGCAGCGCGCGTGCCGAGGACGAGCATCCGCGCCGCGGCGATGCTCGCCGTCAGCACGACGACGGCGCCGATCAGGAACGGCAGGCGCAGGTCCACTCTCGCGACCCAGCCCCCGAGCAGCGTGGCGAGCGGGAACATACCCCAGGTCAGCATCCGGATGATGCCGAGGACCCGCCCGAAAAGGTGGGCCGGCACGATCTGCTGGCGCAGAGCACCCCAGGGCACGTTCCAGGTGGAGACCGCGAACGCGAAGAGCGCGTAGGCGATGATCGCCACGATGACGTTCGGGGCGAGCCCGGTGAGGATCATCGCGCCCGCGGCGACGATGTTCGCACCGAGCATGACCCACCCGCGGCCGAGGCGTGCCACGAGCGTGGGGGCCAGCAGTGCGCCGACGAGGGCGCCGAGGCCGATCCCGGCCGTCACGAAGCCGATCGCCGCCGCCGGCACGCCCTGCTCGTCGAGGAAGTACAGGATCGTGGCGGCTTGGGCGAACGCGAAGGCGGACCCCACGAGCGAGGTGAACAGCACCATCGTCCGCAGGTAGCGGTGACTCCACAGGTAGGCGATCGCCTCCCGCGCCGGCACGGCGGGGGCTCTCCCTCCCCCGTCGCTCTCCGAGCGCAGCGGACGTGCTGCGGACAGCGGCAGGAGGAGGGCGAGCGCGATCGGCACGAGGTAGCCCGCGCTGCCGATCCACAGCGGGAGCGCCAGCGACACGGCGAACAGGACACCCGCGATCGGCTGCGAGATGAAGCTGTCGATCGTGACCTGCGCGGCCTGCATGCGACCGTTGGCACGGTCGAGCTGTGCGCGTGTGACAAGTCCCGGGACCACGGCGTTCGTGGCGTTGTCGAACAGCGTCTCGCCGAGACCGAAGACGAGCGTGCCGATCCAGAGGGCCCACAGGCTGATGTCCCCCGTCACGGTGAGGACCGCGAGCCAGAGGGCCACGCCGCCGCGGAGGGTGTTGGCGATCGCCATGATCCAGCGCCGGTCGAACCTGTCGACGATCATCCCGGCCGGCAACCCGAACACGAGCCACGGCAGGAACGCCAGCGCCCCGATGACCGCGATGGCCAGGGGGTCCCGCGTGAGGGTCGTCGCGATGAGGGGCACGGCGGTGCGTCCGATGCCGTCGGCCAGATTGCTGAACGCGGCAGCGGTCCACAATCGCCCGAAGTCGCGGCCGAGCGGGGTCTTGCGCGTGCTCAGCGGCACGCCGGCCGCACCGGTCTCCGTCGAGGCGGAGTGAGGGCTCATCGCGGCAAGAGCCCGACGGCGCCGCGAGCCTGCGCGGCCCGACGGGACTCCTCCATCCCGTTACGGACCTGCGTCGCCGCACGATAGGCGGGGCCGGCGCGGTGTTCGAGTCGGGCGTCGACGTGCGAGGCGATGGCGGATGCCGCGGCGAGCAGCAACCGCTCGAATCGGGTCACACGGACGAGGGTGCGCGGTGCGGGGACGGCGGTCATGACTTCTCTCCCAGGTCGGGCAGCGGGAACAGGTCGGCTCGGATGCTCACGGGTCGTACGTCCTCGCCGGTCTGATGGCGATAGGTGTCCACGGCGTCGTCGATCAGCGCCATGATCTTCAGCGAAAGCTCTCTGCTCTGCTGGGGCGTGAGGCGGGCCGTCGCCGTCGAGATGAGGCTGCCCTCCTGCCAGGCTTCGCCGACCTCGCTCAGCCCCTCGTCGACGAAACGCATGAGCTGTTCCTGGCGGTTGCGCATGAATTCGTTCATGACGATCTGGGTTGCCGCGCGACCCGAGGGCGTCTTCATCGCGTCCGCGTTCGCGAACGACACACCGCCGATGGGTCGCTCCCACCAGCGCTCGCGTGCGGTGCCCTTGTCCGCGGCCTCCTGGATGAGATCGTGCTTGGCGAGGGCGCGCAGGTGGTAGCTCGTCGACCCCGAAGACTCTCCCAGCATCTCGGCGAGCGAACTCGCCGTCTGCGGTCCGTACTGGCTCAGGATGTCGTAGATGCGCACGCGCAGAGGGTGCGCCAGTGCGCGCAGCGCACCGGTGTCGAGGACCCTGTCCTGGGCGTGGCGCTGCTCGGTGGGGGACAGCTCCGGCTCGACGTCTTCCATACCCAGGAGGATACAGATGCAAAGAGTCCTTTGCAAGGCTTTCTTTGCAAAGGAATGGCGGCGGTGTGTTCGGGCGCGGCTAGGCTGACCGACATGGCGAATGCGAACCCCCTCCTGTCTCCCCCCACGCTCCCCTACGACCTGCCCGACTACGCCGCGATCGAGCCCGAGCACTACCTCCCCGCCTTCCGCGAGGCCTTCGCCGCTCACAGCGCGGAGATCTCCGCGATCACGCGCGCCCGGTCGATGCCCACGTTCGAGAACACGATGCTGCCGCTGGAGACGAGCGGGAAGCTCCTGGGCGATGTCGCCCGGACCTTCTACACCGTTTCCTCGGCTGACGCCACCGCCGAGATCCAGGCGATCGAGGAAGAGCTCGCGCCGCTCATGGCGGCGCACCAGGATTCGATCGACCTCGACTCCGCACTCTTCTGGCGCATCCGCACGCTGCACGACCAGCTCGAAGCGCTCGACCTGGATGCCGAGCAGCGCTACCTCGTGCAGCGCCGCTTCCGCGAGATGGCCCATGCCGGCGCGGGACTCGACGATGCGGCCAAGCAGGAGCTCACCGCGCTGAACCAGCGCTTGTCGACCTTGACGACCACATTCGAGAAGAACCTTCTGCGCGACACGAACGACCTCGCCGTGGTCTTCGAGGACGCCGCCGAGCTGGACGGACTCTCCGACGGCGAGCTCTCCGCCGCCGCGCAGGCGGCCGCGGACCGTGGTCTGGACGGAAAGTGGGTGGTGACCCTGACCCTCTTCACCGGCCACCCGTACCTGTCTTCGCTCACGAATCGAACCAGCCGCAAGCGGATCCTGGATGCTTCTCGTGCGCGAGGCTCGCGCGGGGGCGAGAACGACAACACCGCCGTGCTCACGCAGATCGTCCGGCTCCGCGCCGAGCGGGCCCGCCTTCTCGGCTACGACTCGCACGCCGCGTACGTCACCGCCGACGAGACGGCCGGCTCACCCGGTGCCGTCCACGACCTGCTGCGCCGCCTCGCAGGACCCGCGGCCCGCAACGCCGAGCGCGAGCAGGCGGCGCTGCAGGCGATCATCGACGGCGAACCCGAACCCTTCCCGCTCGAGGCGCACGACTGGGCGTTCTACACCGAAAAGGTACGGGCGGCGCAGTACGACCTGGACCGCAGTGCCCTCCGACCCTGGTTCGAGGCCGAGCGCGTGCTGCAGGAAGGGGTCTTCCACGCGGCGACCGCGCTGTATGGTGTGACGTTCACCGAGAGACGCGATCTGAGGGCGTATCACCCGGACGCGCGCGTGTTCGAGGTGTTCAACGCGGATTCCGCGCCGCTCGGTCTGTTCATCCTCGACCTCTACACGCGCGACACGAAGCGGGGTGGGGCGTGGATGAACTCGATCGTGTCGCAGTCCCGCCTGCGCGGTACAGCGCCGGTCGTGGTGAACAACCTCAACGTTCCGAAGCCGGCAGCCGGGCGCCCGACCCTGCTGACCCTGGATGAGGTGACCACGCTCTTCCACGAGTTCGGACACGCGCTGCACGGCCTGTTCGCGACCGTCACCTACCCCCACTTCGCGGGGACGAACGTCTTCCGCGACTTCGTCGAGTTCCCGAGTCAGGTCAACGAGATGTGGATCTACTGGCCGGAGGTGCTCGACAACTACGCACGCCACGCCGAGACCGGCGAGCCGCTGCCGCGTGACGTGGTCGAGAAGCTGCACGCCTCGGAGGCCTTCAACCAGGGGTTCGCAACGAGCGAATACCTCGCCGCCTCGTGGCTGGATCAGGCCTGGCACTCCCTCACCGCTGAGGAGGCGGCATCCGAGATCGACGTCGTCGCGTTCGAACGGGCCGCCCTCGCCGACATCGGTCTGGACAACCCCGCCGTGCCGACCCGCTACTCATCGACGTATTTCGCGCACGTCTTCTCCGGCGGATACAGCGCCGGATACTACTCGTACATCTGGAGCGAAGTGCTCGACGCCGACACCGTGGAGTGGTTCCGGGAGAACGGCGGGCTCACGCGCGCGAACGGCGACCGGTTCCGCACCCGGCTGCTCGGGGTCGGCGGGTCGAAGGATCCGCTGGCGGCCTACCGCGATTTCCGGGGCCGGGATGCCGAGATCCAGCCGTTGCTGGATCGGCGCGGCCTCGTCGCCTGAGAGAGGGCGCGTGGGTCAGGCGAGGATCCCGGACGCGCGGGCCGCGGCGACGGCGGCGCTGCGGGAGCGCACGTCGAGCTTGGTGTACACGTGGGCGAGGTGCGACTTGACCGTCGCTTCGGACACGTGCAGCGCGGCGGCAATCTCGGCGTTGGAGAGTCCGTCGGCGGCACGCTGCAGCACGTCCAGCTCTCGAGCGGTCAAGGACGT is a window from the Microbacterium lacus genome containing:
- a CDS encoding M3 family metallopeptidase, whose amino-acid sequence is MANANPLLSPPTLPYDLPDYAAIEPEHYLPAFREAFAAHSAEISAITRARSMPTFENTMLPLETSGKLLGDVARTFYTVSSADATAEIQAIEEELAPLMAAHQDSIDLDSALFWRIRTLHDQLEALDLDAEQRYLVQRRFREMAHAGAGLDDAAKQELTALNQRLSTLTTTFEKNLLRDTNDLAVVFEDAAELDGLSDGELSAAAQAAADRGLDGKWVVTLTLFTGHPYLSSLTNRTSRKRILDASRARGSRGGENDNTAVLTQIVRLRAERARLLGYDSHAAYVTADETAGSPGAVHDLLRRLAGPAARNAEREQAALQAIIDGEPEPFPLEAHDWAFYTEKVRAAQYDLDRSALRPWFEAERVLQEGVFHAATALYGVTFTERRDLRAYHPDARVFEVFNADSAPLGLFILDLYTRDTKRGGAWMNSIVSQSRLRGTAPVVVNNLNVPKPAAGRPTLLTLDEVTTLFHEFGHALHGLFATVTYPHFAGTNVFRDFVEFPSQVNEMWIYWPEVLDNYARHAETGEPLPRDVVEKLHASEAFNQGFATSEYLAASWLDQAWHSLTAEEAASEIDVVAFERAALADIGLDNPAVPTRYSSTYFAHVFSGGYSAGYYSYIWSEVLDADTVEWFRENGGLTRANGDRFRTRLLGVGGSKDPLAAYRDFRGRDAEIQPLLDRRGLVA
- a CDS encoding helix-turn-helix domain-containing protein, with translation MEDVEPELSPTEQRHAQDRVLDTGALRALAHPLRVRIYDILSQYGPQTASSLAEMLGESSGSTSYHLRALAKHDLIQEAADKGTARERWWERPIGGVSFANADAMKTPSGRAATQIVMNEFMRNRQEQLMRFVDEGLSEVGEAWQEGSLISTATARLTPQQSRELSLKIMALIDDAVDTYRHQTGEDVRPVSIRADLFPLPDLGEKS